The proteins below come from a single Malus sylvestris chromosome 3, drMalSylv7.2, whole genome shotgun sequence genomic window:
- the LOC126616550 gene encoding omega-3 fatty acid desaturase, chloroplastic-like isoform X2: METIVTGDQVDFDPSAPPPFKIADIRDAIPKHCWVKNPWRSLSYVVRDFLVGFVLSAIAKYSDSWYVWPIYWVAQGTMFWAVFVIGHDCGHGSFSDSRLLNSFVGHISHSSILVPYHGWRISHRTHHQNHGNVEKDESWVPMTESLYKSLDNSTKTLRFTIPFPFLAYPVYLFFRSPGKEGSHFHPSSGLFSPNERLDVITSTASVVLVAALFLYFSILQGPIQMLKLYFVPYWVFVMWLDIVTYLHHHGYETKLPWYRGKEWSYLRGGLTTVDRDYGMFNKIHHDIGTHVIHHLFPQIPHYHLEEATKAAKPILGKYYREPKNSGPIPFHLLKILATSLIEDNYVSDDGGIVFYQTDPQRLKYFKN; encoded by the exons ATGGAAACTATTGTAACTGGAGACCAAGTTGATTTTGACCCAAGTGCCCCTCCACCGTTCAAGATTGCTGATATCAGAGATGCAATCCCCAAACACTGCTGGGTAAAGAATCCATGGAGGTCTTTGAGTTATGTCGTTCGGGATTTTTTGGTCGGTTTTGTACTGTCAGCCATAGCCAAATACTCAGACAGTTGGTATGTTTGGCCAATCTACTGGGTTGCTCAGGGAACCATGTTTTGGGCTGTGTTTGTCATCGGACATGACTGTGGCCATGGAAGCTTCTCAGACTCTCGCTTGCTGAATAGTTTTGTGGGACACATTTCGCACTCTTCCATTCTTGTACCTTATCATGGCTG GAGAATTAGCCACAGAACTCACCATCAGAACCATGGAAATGTTGAGAAAGATGAGTCTTGGGTTCCT atGACTGAGTCGCTCTACAAAAGTTTGGATAATAGCACAAAAACGTTGAGATTCACAATTCCTTTTCCGTTTCTCGCTTATCCTGTTTACCTG TTTTTTAGATCTCCTGGTAAAGAAGGATCTCACTTTCATCCAAGCAGTGGCCTATTCTCCCCAAATGAACGATTAGATGTTATAACTTCAACTGCTTCTGTTGTTCTAGTGGctgctttgtttttgtatttcTCCATTTTGCAGGGCCCTATTCAAATGCTTAAGTTATATTTTGTTCCTTATTGG GTTTTTGTGATGTGGTTGGACATTGTCACCTACTTGCATCACCATGGTTACGAGACAAAGCTCCCTTGGTATCGCGGCAAG GAATGGAGTTACTTGCGAGGAGGGCTTACAACCGTTGATCGTGATTACGGAATGTTTAACAAGATCCATCATGACATTGGTACCCATGTTATACACCATCTGTTTCCTCAAATACCACATTATCACCTGGAAGAAGCA ACAAAGGCAGCTAAGCCGATTCTAGGGAAGTATTATCGTGAGCCCAAAAATTCAGGGCCAATTCCGTTTCACTTGCTCAAGATCTTAGCTACAAGCCTCATCGAAGATAACTATGTCAGTGACGATGGAGGAATTGTTTTCTATCAGACAGATCCTCAGCGTCTTAAATATTTCAAGAATTAG
- the LOC126616550 gene encoding omega-3 fatty acid desaturase, chloroplastic-like isoform X1, which translates to METIVTGDQVDFDPSAPPPFKIADIRDAIPKHCWVKNPWRSLSYVVRDFLVGFVLSAIAKYSDSWYVWPIYWVAQGTMFWAVFVIGHDCGHGSFSDSRLLNSFVGHISHSSILVPYHGCRRISHRTHHQNHGNVEKDESWVPMTESLYKSLDNSTKTLRFTIPFPFLAYPVYLFFRSPGKEGSHFHPSSGLFSPNERLDVITSTASVVLVAALFLYFSILQGPIQMLKLYFVPYWVFVMWLDIVTYLHHHGYETKLPWYRGKEWSYLRGGLTTVDRDYGMFNKIHHDIGTHVIHHLFPQIPHYHLEEATKAAKPILGKYYREPKNSGPIPFHLLKILATSLIEDNYVSDDGGIVFYQTDPQRLKYFKN; encoded by the exons ATGGAAACTATTGTAACTGGAGACCAAGTTGATTTTGACCCAAGTGCCCCTCCACCGTTCAAGATTGCTGATATCAGAGATGCAATCCCCAAACACTGCTGGGTAAAGAATCCATGGAGGTCTTTGAGTTATGTCGTTCGGGATTTTTTGGTCGGTTTTGTACTGTCAGCCATAGCCAAATACTCAGACAGTTGGTATGTTTGGCCAATCTACTGGGTTGCTCAGGGAACCATGTTTTGGGCTGTGTTTGTCATCGGACATGACTGTGGCCATGGAAGCTTCTCAGACTCTCGCTTGCTGAATAGTTTTGTGGGACACATTTCGCACTCTTCCATTCTTGTACCTTATCATGGCTG CAGGAGAATTAGCCACAGAACTCACCATCAGAACCATGGAAATGTTGAGAAAGATGAGTCTTGGGTTCCT atGACTGAGTCGCTCTACAAAAGTTTGGATAATAGCACAAAAACGTTGAGATTCACAATTCCTTTTCCGTTTCTCGCTTATCCTGTTTACCTG TTTTTTAGATCTCCTGGTAAAGAAGGATCTCACTTTCATCCAAGCAGTGGCCTATTCTCCCCAAATGAACGATTAGATGTTATAACTTCAACTGCTTCTGTTGTTCTAGTGGctgctttgtttttgtatttcTCCATTTTGCAGGGCCCTATTCAAATGCTTAAGTTATATTTTGTTCCTTATTGG GTTTTTGTGATGTGGTTGGACATTGTCACCTACTTGCATCACCATGGTTACGAGACAAAGCTCCCTTGGTATCGCGGCAAG GAATGGAGTTACTTGCGAGGAGGGCTTACAACCGTTGATCGTGATTACGGAATGTTTAACAAGATCCATCATGACATTGGTACCCATGTTATACACCATCTGTTTCCTCAAATACCACATTATCACCTGGAAGAAGCA ACAAAGGCAGCTAAGCCGATTCTAGGGAAGTATTATCGTGAGCCCAAAAATTCAGGGCCAATTCCGTTTCACTTGCTCAAGATCTTAGCTACAAGCCTCATCGAAGATAACTATGTCAGTGACGATGGAGGAATTGTTTTCTATCAGACAGATCCTCAGCGTCTTAAATATTTCAAGAATTAG